From Nitrospira sp., a single genomic window includes:
- a CDS encoding cytochrome c, with protein sequence MSRIIGPGLFAVLCMVGWTELTMAGAAKGNAEAGKKIYLESCQSCHGPTGKGDSDMAAYLTPPPANLTAKGTQSKTDAQLRKTILEGRPGTAMSSFDGAFEEAQIADLLAYIRSLKP encoded by the coding sequence ATGTCGAGAATAATAGGGCCCGGCTTGTTTGCGGTTCTGTGTATGGTGGGATGGACAGAGTTGACGATGGCGGGGGCGGCAAAAGGCAATGCCGAGGCCGGCAAGAAGATCTATCTGGAGAGTTGCCAGAGCTGCCATGGTCCGACGGGCAAAGGTGACAGCGACATGGCGGCTTATTTAACGCCACCGCCCGCCAACCTGACTGCCAAAGGGACCCAGTCGAAGACCGATGCACAGTTGCGCAAGACCATCCTAGAAGGGCGCCCCGGCACGGCGATGTCGAGTTTTGATGGAGCGTTTGAAGAGGCGCAAATAGCCGACCTGCTGGCCTATATCCGGTCGCTCAAGCCGTAA
- a CDS encoding metalloregulator ArsR/SmtB family transcription factor → MTTIKRRDQGVSLFHALSDETRLEILERLKEGEYCVCDLTEALKTGQSRLSFHLKVLKDAGLITDRPEGRWIHYSLNTDALKELEEIVRSLRDVSPRRGYSAKCC, encoded by the coding sequence ATGACGACCATCAAGCGGCGAGATCAAGGCGTGAGTCTCTTCCATGCGTTGTCAGACGAAACACGGCTGGAGATCCTGGAGCGCCTGAAAGAGGGTGAGTACTGTGTATGCGACCTCACCGAGGCCCTCAAGACCGGACAGTCGCGGCTGTCCTTTCATCTGAAAGTGCTCAAGGATGCAGGTCTGATCACGGATCGTCCTGAGGGCCGCTGGATTCATTATTCTCTCAATACAGACGCCCTCAAGGAATTAGAAGAGATCGTGCGGTCGTTACGGGACGTATCCCCACGACGGGGCTACTCAGCGAAGTGTTGTTAG
- a CDS encoding CBS domain-containing protein, which translates to MSTLSRPGVPVGGFKTVGQVHATNDLVFGRTHNAMGVAVELLTTHTPGAPVVDDAGQFIGFVSEFDILRALSAEKDLNQLTAGDVMGKDRIAVTDETSIEDALKLMDEKRLLNLPVQRNGKVTHSITRHDILRAWIGLGVDIENPAM; encoded by the coding sequence ATGTCTACGTTATCCAGACCGGGCGTTCCTGTCGGAGGCTTCAAGACAGTGGGGCAGGTGCATGCGACGAACGATCTCGTATTTGGCCGGACTCACAATGCGATGGGCGTGGCGGTGGAACTGCTGACGACGCATACACCGGGTGCGCCGGTTGTCGATGATGCGGGACAATTTATCGGTTTCGTGAGCGAGTTCGATATTTTGCGCGCGCTGAGCGCGGAGAAGGATCTGAATCAACTGACAGCCGGAGACGTCATGGGGAAGGATCGAATTGCGGTGACCGATGAGACGAGCATCGAAGACGCCCTCAAGCTGATGGATGAGAAGCGGCTGTTGAACCTTCCGGTTCAACGCAACGGAAAGGTGACGCATTCGATCACCCGCCACGACATTCTGCGGGCATGGATCGGATTGGGCGTCGATATCGAGAATCCGGCAATGTAA
- a CDS encoding DsrE family protein translates to MATFIISGSRGTDDPTMATLPFVAAKAAKEQGHDVVLWLWNEAVTLGRKGTADHVHGVNLTPLKDLLAGVQAANIPIWVCGACAVARQIGGADLVAGASIKGMPDYIKAVAERDRSVVF, encoded by the coding sequence ATGGCGACGTTTATTATTTCAGGCAGCCGAGGCACGGATGATCCCACGATGGCGACGCTCCCGTTCGTCGCGGCGAAAGCGGCCAAAGAGCAGGGACACGACGTGGTGCTCTGGCTCTGGAACGAAGCGGTGACGTTGGGACGGAAGGGTACGGCCGATCATGTTCATGGTGTGAATCTAACACCGCTAAAAGACTTGCTTGCCGGGGTACAAGCTGCAAATATTCCCATATGGGTCTGCGGCGCCTGTGCGGTGGCGAGGCAAATCGGCGGAGCCGATTTGGTTGCTGGCGCATCTATTAAAGGCATGCCGGATTACATCAAGGCCGTTGCCGAACGTGATCGCAGTGTCGTGTTCTAA
- a CDS encoding YtxH domain-containing protein → MDNHEARCSSQAVALAFLGGAIAGAVAGILLAPKSGEETRRELRGYARKAEEEVIEKAKEARAALDEMIERGKHFVAEKREDVEAAVTAGKDAMKEKMDKCCS, encoded by the coding sequence ATGGATAACCACGAGGCACGATGTTCATCGCAAGCTGTTGCCCTTGCGTTTCTTGGCGGCGCCATCGCGGGAGCGGTCGCCGGGATTTTGCTCGCGCCCAAATCTGGGGAAGAGACGAGGCGTGAATTAAGAGGGTACGCGAGGAAGGCGGAGGAAGAGGTGATCGAGAAGGCCAAAGAGGCTCGCGCCGCCCTCGATGAAATGATTGAACGAGGGAAGCATTTCGTGGCCGAAAAACGCGAGGATGTTGAAGCTGCTGTCACCGCAGGAAAAGACGCCATGAAAGAGAAGATGGATAAATGCTGTAGCTGA
- a CDS encoding arsenite methyltransferase: MNSQEIKEFVKAEYGQAALQAKRGGSSCCGSVPERVDFITSNLYGKNETEALPAEAVLASLGCGNPTALAELNPGETVLDLGSGGGIDVLLSARRVGPAGKVFGLDMTDEMLALARENQEKAGVRNVEFLKGEIEDIPLGDHVVDVIISNCVINLSSDKDRVLAEAFRVLKPGGRLAVSDVVVRGDVPAEIRHSVELWMGCVAGALEESAYRDKLVKAGFDEIEIVPTRVYRAEDAKDFLVGAGLNVEKLGPQIDGKFMSAFVRARKPTQTHKN, translated from the coding sequence ATGAACAGCCAAGAGATTAAGGAATTTGTAAAGGCTGAATATGGGCAAGCAGCGCTGCAAGCAAAACGAGGCGGCAGTTCCTGCTGTGGGTCGGTTCCGGAGCGAGTCGATTTCATTACCTCCAATCTCTACGGGAAGAATGAAACAGAGGCACTCCCGGCGGAAGCCGTCTTGGCTTCGCTCGGGTGCGGGAATCCGACGGCGTTGGCGGAACTCAATCCCGGCGAGACGGTCCTGGATCTTGGCTCCGGTGGCGGCATCGATGTCCTGCTGTCGGCCCGTCGGGTTGGACCGGCCGGTAAAGTGTTTGGCCTCGATATGACGGACGAGATGCTCGCCTTGGCGCGGGAGAACCAGGAGAAAGCAGGAGTCCGGAATGTGGAGTTTCTCAAGGGCGAGATCGAGGACATTCCATTGGGAGATCATGTCGTCGATGTGATCATCTCCAACTGTGTCATCAATCTCTCGTCCGACAAAGATCGCGTGTTGGCCGAGGCCTTCCGGGTTCTGAAGCCGGGCGGCCGGCTTGCCGTTTCCGATGTGGTCGTGCGCGGCGATGTCCCGGCTGAGATCCGCCACAGCGTTGAACTGTGGATGGGCTGTGTGGCGGGGGCCTTAGAAGAGTCCGCCTACCGGGACAAACTTGTGAAGGCGGGGTTTGACGAGATTGAGATCGTCCCCACGCGCGTCTATCGCGCCGAGGATGCCAAAGACTTCTTGGTCGGCGCAGGACTCAATGTGGAAAAGCTTGGGCCGCAGATAGACGGGAAGTTCATGAGCGCGTTTGTGCGTGCCCGCAAACCCACTCAGACTCACAAAAACTAA
- a CDS encoding c-type cytochrome has translation MNVRRSVVVGGALLTLVGLMSTPRLLFGADQPKAKELIQQNCVQCHRMEGQPDSRFNLKAPDLIWAGSKYNRAWLIRWLTGKEAPLYVKGYRWDQSQEAHKHVTVSEAEANGIADYLAEHNKDPRVKVGAFDLAKVTKFEAAFGGMAYKAHACLGCHTVEENGKLIGGQQSAALEKAGLRYNQDWLFRFGQNPQDFTPHSGEFLADATEPQLRAVIGYLMVQGVPDFKYYEPWTSQEFSKASPGRGKVIYKEYCMQCHGATGKGDGPAAATIEPKPAIHANINFSEVPTEYLYNMINHGGAAMGKSANMPYWGLTIGQQGVADVMAYLKTTFKGPK, from the coding sequence ATGAACGTGAGACGGAGCGTAGTTGTCGGAGGGGCGCTGCTGACATTGGTGGGGTTGATGTCTACACCACGGTTGTTGTTCGGAGCCGATCAGCCCAAGGCCAAGGAGCTGATTCAGCAGAACTGCGTCCAATGTCACCGAATGGAAGGGCAGCCTGACTCCCGGTTCAATCTCAAGGCGCCCGATCTGATCTGGGCCGGGAGCAAGTACAACCGGGCCTGGTTGATTCGCTGGCTGACCGGCAAAGAAGCGCCCCTGTATGTCAAAGGGTATCGCTGGGATCAATCGCAGGAAGCGCATAAGCATGTGACCGTCTCGGAGGCCGAGGCCAACGGGATTGCCGATTACCTGGCCGAACACAACAAGGATCCGCGCGTAAAAGTCGGGGCGTTCGATTTGGCGAAAGTGACGAAGTTCGAAGCGGCGTTCGGCGGGATGGCTTACAAGGCCCATGCCTGTCTCGGCTGTCACACGGTCGAGGAAAACGGGAAGCTCATCGGCGGCCAGCAGAGTGCGGCGTTAGAGAAGGCCGGACTACGATACAACCAGGATTGGCTGTTCCGGTTCGGGCAGAATCCACAAGACTTCACGCCTCATAGCGGAGAGTTTTTGGCCGATGCGACGGAGCCGCAGCTTCGCGCCGTGATCGGCTATTTGATGGTGCAGGGCGTGCCTGACTTCAAATACTACGAGCCCTGGACGAGTCAGGAGTTCTCCAAGGCCAGCCCCGGCCGCGGCAAAGTGATTTATAAAGAGTACTGTATGCAGTGCCACGGCGCGACCGGCAAGGGCGACGGGCCGGCTGCGGCCACGATCGAGCCGAAACCCGCGATCCACGCCAATATCAACTTCAGCGAGGTGCCGACCGAGTATCTGTACAACATGATCAATCACGGCGGCGCGGCGATGGGCAAATCCGCCAACATGCCCTATTGGGGCCTGACCATCGGGCAGCAGGGCGTGGCCGATGTCATGGCCTATTTAAAGACGACGTTCAAAGGGCCGAAATAG
- the ppk2 gene encoding polyphosphate kinase 2 — protein MAAEDESTGKSKNRKERRAERDGEAIADTDGERLAAELEDIPTAIPRQGDGYRQGQSKAVDQIAYAIGVAGHALTDDDLIRINTRRGLLTLLKRKEVDLEEVRKTLLYEQELQQLQVELVRLQRWVQESGQRIAILVEGRDAAGKGGTIRRFTEHLNPRAMRVVALPKPSDEERGQWYFQRYIRQLPNKGEIVFFDRSWYNRAVVEPVMGFCSKKDHQRFLQQVTEFEHMLYEDGVTIIKFWFSISKEEQAKRFEARRQNPLKQWKLSPVDEKAQELWDSYTRYKEEMFSKTHATFSPWIIVKANDKQSARLESLRYVLNLLPYKGKEETQIRLTPDPNIITRFHRKMVELDL, from the coding sequence ATGGCTGCTGAAGACGAGTCGACCGGCAAATCAAAGAATAGGAAAGAGCGTCGGGCTGAACGGGATGGCGAAGCCATCGCCGATACAGACGGAGAGCGGCTGGCTGCTGAATTGGAAGACATTCCCACCGCGATTCCCAGGCAAGGTGATGGCTATCGTCAGGGACAGAGCAAAGCCGTCGATCAGATCGCCTATGCGATCGGTGTCGCCGGGCACGCGTTGACGGATGACGACCTGATTCGCATCAACACTCGAAGAGGGTTGTTGACACTCCTGAAGCGGAAAGAGGTCGATCTGGAGGAAGTGCGCAAGACCTTGCTGTATGAGCAGGAATTGCAGCAGCTTCAGGTCGAGCTGGTTCGATTGCAGCGGTGGGTGCAGGAGAGCGGCCAGCGGATAGCGATTCTGGTCGAAGGCCGTGACGCGGCCGGCAAGGGCGGCACGATTCGCCGCTTTACGGAACACTTGAATCCTCGCGCCATGCGAGTCGTCGCGCTCCCTAAGCCGTCGGATGAAGAGCGCGGCCAGTGGTATTTCCAGCGCTATATCCGGCAATTGCCGAACAAGGGCGAGATCGTGTTTTTTGACCGCAGTTGGTACAACCGCGCCGTAGTCGAACCGGTAATGGGCTTCTGCAGCAAAAAAGATCATCAGCGCTTCCTGCAGCAGGTCACCGAGTTCGAGCATATGCTCTACGAAGACGGCGTGACCATCATCAAGTTCTGGTTTTCCATCTCCAAAGAGGAGCAGGCGAAGCGTTTCGAGGCGCGCCGCCAGAATCCGCTGAAGCAGTGGAAATTGAGTCCGGTCGATGAAAAGGCGCAGGAACTGTGGGATTCCTACACGCGCTACAAAGAAGAAATGTTCAGCAAGACGCACGCCACCTTCAGTCCCTGGATCATTGTAAAGGCGAATGACAAGCAGTCCGCGCGGCTGGAGAGTCTGCGGTATGTGTTGAATCTCCTGCCCTACAAGGGCAAAGAAGAGACGCAGATTCGTCTGACGCCGGATCCCAATATCATCACGCGCTTTCATCGCAAGATGGTGGAGCTCGATTTATGA
- a CDS encoding c-type cytochrome, which yields MTITRMLTVVLACGLLSASALSAAERPMMQPRVPADKLAEARALASPLPNSAEIVEKGKALYNGKGTCFNCHGKDGSGNGMAAVGLDPSPRNFQHHGFWRHRTEGEIYWVIKHGSPGTAMIGFGDQLSDEEIWSIIQYERSFAGEHGPGMMGHREGMGSGMGPGGGMGGMEHRGPRSGMGGCEGEACSR from the coding sequence ATGACAATCACACGTATGCTGACGGTTGTGCTGGCTTGTGGTCTCTTGAGTGCATCGGCCCTGTCGGCGGCCGAGCGCCCTATGATGCAGCCGCGCGTCCCGGCCGACAAGCTGGCGGAGGCGCGCGCATTGGCGAGTCCGTTGCCGAATTCTGCCGAGATCGTCGAGAAGGGCAAGGCGCTCTACAACGGCAAAGGCACCTGCTTCAATTGCCACGGCAAAGACGGATCGGGCAACGGCATGGCGGCAGTCGGTCTCGACCCCTCGCCGCGTAATTTTCAACACCATGGATTCTGGCGGCATCGGACGGAAGGCGAGATTTACTGGGTCATCAAGCACGGTTCGCCCGGCACGGCCATGATCGGATTTGGCGATCAACTCAGCGATGAGGAGATCTGGTCCATCATCCAATACGAGCGAAGCTTTGCCGGAGAACATGGGCCAGGCATGATGGGGCACAGAGAAGGCATGGGCTCCGGAATGGGACCTGGCGGAGGGATGGGCGGCATGGAGCATCGAGGCCCGAGAAGTGGAATGGGCGGATGCGAGGGAGAAGCCTGTAGCCGGTAA
- a CDS encoding TraR/DksA C4-type zinc finger protein translates to MLLVDDIRKKLITQRRELFREVAKTEEDLRWLQSDIESEVEERGQEETMVRLLDRLDGRAKVEIEAIDRALFKLGSEQYGRCEQCGTAIPQSRLEAVPAAAMCMGCEQAAEAQAALRK, encoded by the coding sequence ATGCTACTGGTGGACGATATTCGGAAGAAGCTGATCACCCAACGGCGTGAGTTGTTCCGGGAAGTGGCCAAGACGGAAGAGGATCTGCGCTGGCTCCAAAGCGATATCGAAAGCGAAGTGGAGGAGCGGGGGCAGGAGGAGACCATGGTCCGGCTACTCGATCGTCTGGACGGACGAGCGAAGGTCGAGATCGAGGCGATCGACCGGGCGCTTTTCAAGCTGGGGTCCGAACAGTACGGTCGATGTGAACAATGCGGAACGGCCATTCCCCAGTCCAGACTGGAGGCGGTCCCCGCGGCGGCTATGTGTATGGGTTGCGAGCAGGCAGCGGAGGCCCAAGCGGCGCTGAGGAAATAA
- the arsB gene encoding ACR3 family arsenite efflux transporter, with product MDIAIAPVIHAKPSEKRLNLFERYLTLWVGLCMVAGILLGQWAPTTIQVLRSLEFGQGSHVNFPIAVLIWLMITPMMMKVDFAAVRNVGKRPRGLLVTLFVNWIVKPFSMAFFAWVFFRFVFSSWITAADADQYIAGAIILAAAPCTAMVFVWSYLTDGDPAYTLVQVSVNDLIMLVLFAPLVGFLVSGASSLQVPFEVLLYSVIVFIVIPLTLGVLLRHWLIRNHGKTWFEDVLLPRFAPVTIGALLATLILIFAFQAENILGKTFHVFLIAIPILFQVYFNSSLAYGLMKLLKVPYSVAAPGALIGASNFFELAVATAIALFGPESGAALVTVVGVLVEVPVMLSVCAVCNRTRDWFPAEGSV from the coding sequence ATGGATATCGCGATTGCACCAGTTATTCACGCGAAGCCAAGTGAGAAACGGCTGAACCTCTTTGAACGGTACCTCACCCTGTGGGTCGGACTCTGTATGGTCGCAGGAATTCTCCTGGGCCAATGGGCTCCAACGACAATACAAGTCCTTAGAAGCCTTGAGTTTGGCCAAGGGAGTCACGTTAATTTCCCTATCGCGGTCCTGATTTGGCTCATGATCACCCCGATGATGATGAAGGTTGATTTCGCTGCTGTGCGTAATGTCGGGAAGCGGCCGCGGGGCTTGCTGGTGACCCTGTTCGTGAATTGGATTGTAAAGCCTTTTTCCATGGCGTTCTTTGCCTGGGTCTTTTTCCGGTTCGTGTTCTCAAGCTGGATCACAGCAGCCGATGCGGACCAATACATCGCAGGCGCGATTATCTTGGCGGCAGCACCTTGTACGGCGATGGTGTTTGTCTGGAGCTATCTCACGGACGGCGATCCGGCCTATACCCTGGTGCAGGTCAGCGTGAACGATCTTATTATGTTGGTGCTGTTTGCTCCGCTTGTCGGGTTTCTGGTCAGCGGCGCGTCCTCGCTACAAGTCCCCTTCGAGGTTCTGTTGTATTCAGTCATTGTCTTTATCGTGATTCCCTTAACTCTTGGGGTGCTGCTCCGGCACTGGCTCATTCGCAACCATGGGAAGACCTGGTTTGAGGACGTTCTCCTGCCACGATTTGCCCCCGTGACCATTGGAGCACTCCTCGCCACGCTCATCTTGATCTTTGCCTTTCAAGCCGAGAATATTCTGGGCAAGACATTTCATGTGTTCTTGATCGCCATCCCGATTCTGTTCCAGGTCTATTTCAATTCGTCGTTGGCGTACGGACTCATGAAATTGCTGAAGGTGCCCTACTCTGTGGCCGCACCGGGGGCGCTCATCGGGGCGAGCAACTTCTTTGAGCTCGCAGTGGCCACGGCTATCGCGCTGTTCGGACCCGAGTCAGGAGCGGCGTTGGTCACAGTGGTGGGCGTGTTGGTGGAAGTCCCGGTCATGCTATCCGTCTGCGCCGTGTGCAATCGAACCCGTGACTGGTTCCCCGCGGAGGGTTCTGTATGA
- a CDS encoding c-type cytochrome, producing the protein MTIRWMLGAWLAAVLVVAQFGIGLAADPGEQIVKSLCVQCHRIEGKPAPRKTKKAPDLIWAGNKYQQDWLMAWLQNPDFKHYPVGYDFRPERKKRHLALPPDQAKAVAGFLAKRKDARITEGVMKPGTPEQLARGEKLYREHGCQNCHFTPAKTAKGYAGGTSSTSFIKINERLHADWVYRFNQNPNDFEPESGAYIPKPPLPDEDIYAITAYMMTLK; encoded by the coding sequence GTGACTATCAGATGGATGCTTGGGGCCTGGCTCGCAGCGGTGCTGGTTGTGGCCCAGTTCGGAATAGGGCTTGCGGCGGATCCCGGAGAACAGATCGTGAAGTCGCTGTGCGTGCAATGTCATCGGATTGAAGGGAAGCCCGCCCCGCGCAAAACAAAGAAGGCGCCGGATCTTATCTGGGCTGGAAATAAGTATCAGCAGGACTGGCTGATGGCGTGGCTCCAGAATCCCGACTTCAAACATTACCCCGTCGGCTACGACTTTCGCCCGGAGCGCAAGAAACGCCATCTCGCTTTGCCTCCCGATCAGGCGAAGGCGGTGGCAGGGTTTCTTGCGAAACGGAAGGATGCTCGCATCACGGAAGGCGTCATGAAGCCGGGCACACCGGAGCAGCTGGCTCGGGGAGAAAAGCTGTATCGGGAGCATGGCTGCCAGAACTGCCACTTCACGCCGGCGAAGACGGCAAAAGGGTATGCGGGAGGGACGTCAAGCACATCCTTTATCAAGATCAATGAACGGCTGCATGCGGATTGGGTGTACCGCTTCAATCAGAATCCGAACGACTTCGAGCCGGAGAGCGGCGCCTATATCCCGAAGCCGCCGCTGCCGGACGAAGATATCTATGCGATCACGGCGTACATGATGACGCTGAAATAA